A region of Vigna radiata var. radiata cultivar VC1973A chromosome 6, Vradiata_ver6, whole genome shotgun sequence DNA encodes the following proteins:
- the LOC106764764 gene encoding pentatricopeptide repeat-containing protein At1g76280 isoform X2: protein MHMNMHRFRARVFLRSISLCKSKWHQHHGAQIHFSQNRTSTEPSMQMQVLKALCSGERKKASDLLLDFGSRTHSLTADDFLHIFKYCARSPDPLFVMEIRRFMELKGVSMNIICSSLMIEALCKGGCLEEAFHVMDSLGGSQCLYPVLPLYNSLLGSCTKMQSLIQANKCLDIMEKKIVGRSEVTYTELLKLAVLAKNLPAAHLLWQEYVKNYSMSIIPLRKFIWSFTRLRDLESAHKTLQQMVSLVGRGNFSIGKTVYGKLYSTRMDIPVPSNKGLGLTLSDLKELKKLDSCTSAELYALNGEERSLHVKVLRWSFNDIIHGCANQKNYILAKKLMLQMENLGLQPSCHTYNGIIKAAVSHGNVGDAIGVLKKMQQKKLKPNDSTLATLSITCSKALQLDLAEAFLNQISECLYPHPYNALLASCDELNQPERAVQVFAKMKQKKVLPNIRTCELLFSLFGVVNAPYEDSDILSQVDAAKRINAIQKDMATNGIKHSHLSIKNILKALGEEGMIRELIQYLHLAENLFIYQNPSSGTHMYNTVLHYLVEAKESDMAIAVFKKMKLCGCNPDSETYNIMIDCCTIIQSYRSACLLISMMIRKGFCPVICTYTAIIKILLEDDNFDEALNLLKQVKLDGIQPDVLLFNTVLKQACYKERIDVIEFIVELMHREKVPPDPRTCGYVFSAYVNSGFHSTAIEALQVLSLRMISEDGNILGEEKKFVNEFILSEDLSAESQILKLFEDSEDELAVGLLNLRWCAIAGFPICESADQSLWARRLEGKRF, encoded by the exons ATGCATATGAATATGCATAGATTCAGAGCAAGGGTTTTTCTGCGTTCAATTTCACTTTGTAAATCTAAGTGGCATCAACACCAT GGTGCTCAAATTCACTTCTCTCAAAATCGCACCTCCACAG AACCATCTATGCAGATGCAAGTTCTTAAGGCACTCTGCTCGGGTGAGAGAAAGAAGGCTTCAGACTTACTTTTGGATTTTGGTTCCAGAACCCACTCATTAACTGCCGAcgattttcttcatatttttaagTACTGTGCACGCTCTCCTGATCCATTG tttGTAATGGAGATTCGGAGATTCATGGAATTAAAAGGTGTTAGCATGAACATTATTTGCTCATCTCTTATGATAGAGGCCCTTTGTAAAGGAGGTTGCTTGGAGGAG GCCTTTCATGTCATGGATTCTCTTGGAGGAAGTCAATGTCTCTATCCAGTTCTCCCACTTTACAATAGTCTCTTAGGATCCTGCACGAAAATGCAGAGTCTAATTCAAGCAAACAAATGTTTGGACATAATGGAAAAGAAGATAGTAGGGAGGAGTGAAGTTACATATACCGAGCTTCTCAAG CTTGCAGTTTTGGCGAAAAACTTGCCTGCAGCCCATCTTCTTTGGCAGGAGTATGTGAAAAACTATAGCATGAGTATCATTCCTCTGCGAAAATTCATTTGGTCATTTACAAGGTTAAGAGATTTAGAATCTGCTCATAAAACACTACAACAAATGGTGTCATTAGTTGGCAGGGGAAACTTTTCAATCGGTAAAACAGTTTATGGGAAGTTGTATTCTACTAGAATGGACATCCCTGTGCCTTCAAATAAGGGGCTAGGCTTAACTCTATCAGACTTGAaggagttaaaaaaattggactCTTGTACGAGTGCTGAATTATATGCACTCAATGGAGAAGAACGCTCACTACATGTGAAGGTGTTGAGGTGGTCCTTTAATGACATAATACATGGGTGTGCAAACCAAAAGAATTATATTCTTGCAAAGAAGCTTATGTTACAG ATGGAAAATCTTGGTTTGCAGCCATCCTGCCATACATATAATGGTATTATTAAAGCAGCTGTTTCTCATGGAAATGTTGGAGATGCCATAGGAGTG TTGAAAAAAATGCAGCAGAAGAAATTGAAGCCGAATGATTCAACTTTAGCAACACTTTCAATCACATGCAGTAAAGCACTACAGTTAGATTTAGCTGAGGCTTTTCTGAATCAGATTTCTGAATGTCTATATCCACATCCTTATAATGCTTTGCTAGCATCATGCGATGAATTG AATCAACCTGAACGTGCAGTGCAAGTGTTTGCCAAGATGAAGCAGAAAAAAGTTTTGCCTAATATCAGGACTTGTGAGCTTCTATTTTCGTTATTTGGTGTTGTAAATGCCCCTTATGAAGACAGTGATATACTGTCACAGGTGGATGCTGCTAAAAGAATAAATGCTATACAAAAAGATATGGCCACAAATGGCATTAAGCACAGTCATCTTTCAATAAAAAACATA TTGAAAGCCCTTGGAGAAGAAGGGATGATAAGAGAGCTGATCCAGTATTTACACCTGGCAGAGAATCTTTTCATTTATCAAAACCCTTCATCGGGAACTCATATGTACAACACAGTGTTACATTATCTTGTTGAAGCCAAAGAA AGTGACATGGCAATTGCAGTTTTCAAGAAGATGAAGTTATGTGGCTGCAACCCTGACTCTGAAACATACAATATAATGATTGACTGTTGTACCATTATACAAAGTTACAGATCTGCTTGTTTGCTGATTTCAATGATGATACGGAAAGGGTTTTGTCCAGTGATTTGTACATATACCGCTATCATTAAG attttattGGAAGATGACAACTTTGATGAAGCCCTGAATCTTTTGAAACAAGTCAAATTAGATGGCATCCAACCTGATGTACTGCTGTTCAATACAGTTCTTAAACAAGCTTGTTACAAG GAAAGAATCGATGTAATTGAGTTCATTGTGGAGCTTATGCACCGAGAGAAAGTTCCCCCCGATCCAAGGACATGCGGCTATGTGTTCTCTGCATATGTAAATTCTGGTTTTCACAGCACAGCAATTGAAGCCTTGCAGGTTTTAAGTTTGCGTATGATATCTGAAGATGGCAACATACTTGGAGAGGagaaaaaatttgtaaatgaaTTCATCCTGTCTGAAGATTTGTCTGCTGAATCACAGATACTCAAGTTATTTGAAGATTCTGAAGATGAACTTGCAGTTGGGTTGTTGAATTTAAGATGGTGTGCCATAGCTGGATTCCCAATATGCGAGTCAGCTGATCAAAGTCTGTGGGCGAGAAGACTGGAAGGAAAGCGATTCTGA
- the LOC106764764 gene encoding pentatricopeptide repeat-containing protein At1g76280 isoform X4, giving the protein MHMNMHRFRARVFLRSISLCKSKWHQHHGAQIHFSQNRTSTGPGFVEFETEPSMQMQVLKALCSGERKKASDLLLDFGSRTHSLTADDFLHIFKYCARSPDPLFVMEIRRFMELKGVSMNIICSSLMIEALCKGGCLEEAFHVMDSLGGSQCLYPVLPLYNSLLGSCTKMQSLIQANKCLDIMEKKIVGRSEVTYTELLKMENLGLQPSCHTYNGIIKAAVSHGNVGDAIGVLKKMQQKKLKPNDSTLATLSITCSKALQLDLAEAFLNQISECLYPHPYNALLASCDELNQPERAVQVFAKMKQKKVLPNIRTCELLFSLFGVVNAPYEDSDILSQVDAAKRINAIQKDMATNGIKHSHLSIKNILKALGEEGMIRELIQYLHLAENLFIYQNPSSGTHMYNTVLHYLVEAKESDMAIAVFKKMKLCGCNPDSETYNIMIDCCTIIQSYRSACLLISMMIRKGFCPVICTYTAIIKILLEDDNFDEALNLLKQVKLDGIQPDVLLFNTVLKQACYKERIDVIEFIVELMHREKVPPDPRTCGYVFSAYVNSGFHSTAIEALQVLSLRMISEDGNILGEEKKFVNEFILSEDLSAESQILKLFEDSEDELAVGLLNLRWCAIAGFPICESADQSLWARRLEGKRF; this is encoded by the exons ATGCATATGAATATGCATAGATTCAGAGCAAGGGTTTTTCTGCGTTCAATTTCACTTTGTAAATCTAAGTGGCATCAACACCAT GGTGCTCAAATTCACTTCTCTCAAAATCGCACCTCCACAG GTCCTGGATTTGTTGAATTTGAAACAGAACCATCTATGCAGATGCAAGTTCTTAAGGCACTCTGCTCGGGTGAGAGAAAGAAGGCTTCAGACTTACTTTTGGATTTTGGTTCCAGAACCCACTCATTAACTGCCGAcgattttcttcatatttttaagTACTGTGCACGCTCTCCTGATCCATTG tttGTAATGGAGATTCGGAGATTCATGGAATTAAAAGGTGTTAGCATGAACATTATTTGCTCATCTCTTATGATAGAGGCCCTTTGTAAAGGAGGTTGCTTGGAGGAG GCCTTTCATGTCATGGATTCTCTTGGAGGAAGTCAATGTCTCTATCCAGTTCTCCCACTTTACAATAGTCTCTTAGGATCCTGCACGAAAATGCAGAGTCTAATTCAAGCAAACAAATGTTTGGACATAATGGAAAAGAAGATAGTAGGGAGGAGTGAAGTTACATATACCGAGCTTCTCAAG ATGGAAAATCTTGGTTTGCAGCCATCCTGCCATACATATAATGGTATTATTAAAGCAGCTGTTTCTCATGGAAATGTTGGAGATGCCATAGGAGTG TTGAAAAAAATGCAGCAGAAGAAATTGAAGCCGAATGATTCAACTTTAGCAACACTTTCAATCACATGCAGTAAAGCACTACAGTTAGATTTAGCTGAGGCTTTTCTGAATCAGATTTCTGAATGTCTATATCCACATCCTTATAATGCTTTGCTAGCATCATGCGATGAATTG AATCAACCTGAACGTGCAGTGCAAGTGTTTGCCAAGATGAAGCAGAAAAAAGTTTTGCCTAATATCAGGACTTGTGAGCTTCTATTTTCGTTATTTGGTGTTGTAAATGCCCCTTATGAAGACAGTGATATACTGTCACAGGTGGATGCTGCTAAAAGAATAAATGCTATACAAAAAGATATGGCCACAAATGGCATTAAGCACAGTCATCTTTCAATAAAAAACATA TTGAAAGCCCTTGGAGAAGAAGGGATGATAAGAGAGCTGATCCAGTATTTACACCTGGCAGAGAATCTTTTCATTTATCAAAACCCTTCATCGGGAACTCATATGTACAACACAGTGTTACATTATCTTGTTGAAGCCAAAGAA AGTGACATGGCAATTGCAGTTTTCAAGAAGATGAAGTTATGTGGCTGCAACCCTGACTCTGAAACATACAATATAATGATTGACTGTTGTACCATTATACAAAGTTACAGATCTGCTTGTTTGCTGATTTCAATGATGATACGGAAAGGGTTTTGTCCAGTGATTTGTACATATACCGCTATCATTAAG attttattGGAAGATGACAACTTTGATGAAGCCCTGAATCTTTTGAAACAAGTCAAATTAGATGGCATCCAACCTGATGTACTGCTGTTCAATACAGTTCTTAAACAAGCTTGTTACAAG GAAAGAATCGATGTAATTGAGTTCATTGTGGAGCTTATGCACCGAGAGAAAGTTCCCCCCGATCCAAGGACATGCGGCTATGTGTTCTCTGCATATGTAAATTCTGGTTTTCACAGCACAGCAATTGAAGCCTTGCAGGTTTTAAGTTTGCGTATGATATCTGAAGATGGCAACATACTTGGAGAGGagaaaaaatttgtaaatgaaTTCATCCTGTCTGAAGATTTGTCTGCTGAATCACAGATACTCAAGTTATTTGAAGATTCTGAAGATGAACTTGCAGTTGGGTTGTTGAATTTAAGATGGTGTGCCATAGCTGGATTCCCAATATGCGAGTCAGCTGATCAAAGTCTGTGGGCGAGAAGACTGGAAGGAAAGCGATTCTGA
- the LOC106764764 gene encoding pentatricopeptide repeat-containing protein At1g76280 isoform X1 has translation MHMNMHRFRARVFLRSISLCKSKWHQHHGAQIHFSQNRTSTGPGFVEFETEPSMQMQVLKALCSGERKKASDLLLDFGSRTHSLTADDFLHIFKYCARSPDPLFVMEIRRFMELKGVSMNIICSSLMIEALCKGGCLEEAFHVMDSLGGSQCLYPVLPLYNSLLGSCTKMQSLIQANKCLDIMEKKIVGRSEVTYTELLKLAVLAKNLPAAHLLWQEYVKNYSMSIIPLRKFIWSFTRLRDLESAHKTLQQMVSLVGRGNFSIGKTVYGKLYSTRMDIPVPSNKGLGLTLSDLKELKKLDSCTSAELYALNGEERSLHVKVLRWSFNDIIHGCANQKNYILAKKLMLQMENLGLQPSCHTYNGIIKAAVSHGNVGDAIGVLKKMQQKKLKPNDSTLATLSITCSKALQLDLAEAFLNQISECLYPHPYNALLASCDELNQPERAVQVFAKMKQKKVLPNIRTCELLFSLFGVVNAPYEDSDILSQVDAAKRINAIQKDMATNGIKHSHLSIKNILKALGEEGMIRELIQYLHLAENLFIYQNPSSGTHMYNTVLHYLVEAKESDMAIAVFKKMKLCGCNPDSETYNIMIDCCTIIQSYRSACLLISMMIRKGFCPVICTYTAIIKILLEDDNFDEALNLLKQVKLDGIQPDVLLFNTVLKQACYKERIDVIEFIVELMHREKVPPDPRTCGYVFSAYVNSGFHSTAIEALQVLSLRMISEDGNILGEEKKFVNEFILSEDLSAESQILKLFEDSEDELAVGLLNLRWCAIAGFPICESADQSLWARRLEGKRF, from the exons ATGCATATGAATATGCATAGATTCAGAGCAAGGGTTTTTCTGCGTTCAATTTCACTTTGTAAATCTAAGTGGCATCAACACCAT GGTGCTCAAATTCACTTCTCTCAAAATCGCACCTCCACAG GTCCTGGATTTGTTGAATTTGAAACAGAACCATCTATGCAGATGCAAGTTCTTAAGGCACTCTGCTCGGGTGAGAGAAAGAAGGCTTCAGACTTACTTTTGGATTTTGGTTCCAGAACCCACTCATTAACTGCCGAcgattttcttcatatttttaagTACTGTGCACGCTCTCCTGATCCATTG tttGTAATGGAGATTCGGAGATTCATGGAATTAAAAGGTGTTAGCATGAACATTATTTGCTCATCTCTTATGATAGAGGCCCTTTGTAAAGGAGGTTGCTTGGAGGAG GCCTTTCATGTCATGGATTCTCTTGGAGGAAGTCAATGTCTCTATCCAGTTCTCCCACTTTACAATAGTCTCTTAGGATCCTGCACGAAAATGCAGAGTCTAATTCAAGCAAACAAATGTTTGGACATAATGGAAAAGAAGATAGTAGGGAGGAGTGAAGTTACATATACCGAGCTTCTCAAG CTTGCAGTTTTGGCGAAAAACTTGCCTGCAGCCCATCTTCTTTGGCAGGAGTATGTGAAAAACTATAGCATGAGTATCATTCCTCTGCGAAAATTCATTTGGTCATTTACAAGGTTAAGAGATTTAGAATCTGCTCATAAAACACTACAACAAATGGTGTCATTAGTTGGCAGGGGAAACTTTTCAATCGGTAAAACAGTTTATGGGAAGTTGTATTCTACTAGAATGGACATCCCTGTGCCTTCAAATAAGGGGCTAGGCTTAACTCTATCAGACTTGAaggagttaaaaaaattggactCTTGTACGAGTGCTGAATTATATGCACTCAATGGAGAAGAACGCTCACTACATGTGAAGGTGTTGAGGTGGTCCTTTAATGACATAATACATGGGTGTGCAAACCAAAAGAATTATATTCTTGCAAAGAAGCTTATGTTACAG ATGGAAAATCTTGGTTTGCAGCCATCCTGCCATACATATAATGGTATTATTAAAGCAGCTGTTTCTCATGGAAATGTTGGAGATGCCATAGGAGTG TTGAAAAAAATGCAGCAGAAGAAATTGAAGCCGAATGATTCAACTTTAGCAACACTTTCAATCACATGCAGTAAAGCACTACAGTTAGATTTAGCTGAGGCTTTTCTGAATCAGATTTCTGAATGTCTATATCCACATCCTTATAATGCTTTGCTAGCATCATGCGATGAATTG AATCAACCTGAACGTGCAGTGCAAGTGTTTGCCAAGATGAAGCAGAAAAAAGTTTTGCCTAATATCAGGACTTGTGAGCTTCTATTTTCGTTATTTGGTGTTGTAAATGCCCCTTATGAAGACAGTGATATACTGTCACAGGTGGATGCTGCTAAAAGAATAAATGCTATACAAAAAGATATGGCCACAAATGGCATTAAGCACAGTCATCTTTCAATAAAAAACATA TTGAAAGCCCTTGGAGAAGAAGGGATGATAAGAGAGCTGATCCAGTATTTACACCTGGCAGAGAATCTTTTCATTTATCAAAACCCTTCATCGGGAACTCATATGTACAACACAGTGTTACATTATCTTGTTGAAGCCAAAGAA AGTGACATGGCAATTGCAGTTTTCAAGAAGATGAAGTTATGTGGCTGCAACCCTGACTCTGAAACATACAATATAATGATTGACTGTTGTACCATTATACAAAGTTACAGATCTGCTTGTTTGCTGATTTCAATGATGATACGGAAAGGGTTTTGTCCAGTGATTTGTACATATACCGCTATCATTAAG attttattGGAAGATGACAACTTTGATGAAGCCCTGAATCTTTTGAAACAAGTCAAATTAGATGGCATCCAACCTGATGTACTGCTGTTCAATACAGTTCTTAAACAAGCTTGTTACAAG GAAAGAATCGATGTAATTGAGTTCATTGTGGAGCTTATGCACCGAGAGAAAGTTCCCCCCGATCCAAGGACATGCGGCTATGTGTTCTCTGCATATGTAAATTCTGGTTTTCACAGCACAGCAATTGAAGCCTTGCAGGTTTTAAGTTTGCGTATGATATCTGAAGATGGCAACATACTTGGAGAGGagaaaaaatttgtaaatgaaTTCATCCTGTCTGAAGATTTGTCTGCTGAATCACAGATACTCAAGTTATTTGAAGATTCTGAAGATGAACTTGCAGTTGGGTTGTTGAATTTAAGATGGTGTGCCATAGCTGGATTCCCAATATGCGAGTCAGCTGATCAAAGTCTGTGGGCGAGAAGACTGGAAGGAAAGCGATTCTGA
- the LOC106764764 gene encoding pentatricopeptide repeat-containing protein At1g76280 isoform X3, which translates to MQMQVLKALCSGERKKASDLLLDFGSRTHSLTADDFLHIFKYCARSPDPLFVMEIRRFMELKGVSMNIICSSLMIEALCKGGCLEEAFHVMDSLGGSQCLYPVLPLYNSLLGSCTKMQSLIQANKCLDIMEKKIVGRSEVTYTELLKLAVLAKNLPAAHLLWQEYVKNYSMSIIPLRKFIWSFTRLRDLESAHKTLQQMVSLVGRGNFSIGKTVYGKLYSTRMDIPVPSNKGLGLTLSDLKELKKLDSCTSAELYALNGEERSLHVKVLRWSFNDIIHGCANQKNYILAKKLMLQMENLGLQPSCHTYNGIIKAAVSHGNVGDAIGVLKKMQQKKLKPNDSTLATLSITCSKALQLDLAEAFLNQISECLYPHPYNALLASCDELNQPERAVQVFAKMKQKKVLPNIRTCELLFSLFGVVNAPYEDSDILSQVDAAKRINAIQKDMATNGIKHSHLSIKNILKALGEEGMIRELIQYLHLAENLFIYQNPSSGTHMYNTVLHYLVEAKESDMAIAVFKKMKLCGCNPDSETYNIMIDCCTIIQSYRSACLLISMMIRKGFCPVICTYTAIIKILLEDDNFDEALNLLKQVKLDGIQPDVLLFNTVLKQACYKERIDVIEFIVELMHREKVPPDPRTCGYVFSAYVNSGFHSTAIEALQVLSLRMISEDGNILGEEKKFVNEFILSEDLSAESQILKLFEDSEDELAVGLLNLRWCAIAGFPICESADQSLWARRLEGKRF; encoded by the exons ATGCAGATGCAAGTTCTTAAGGCACTCTGCTCGGGTGAGAGAAAGAAGGCTTCAGACTTACTTTTGGATTTTGGTTCCAGAACCCACTCATTAACTGCCGAcgattttcttcatatttttaagTACTGTGCACGCTCTCCTGATCCATTG tttGTAATGGAGATTCGGAGATTCATGGAATTAAAAGGTGTTAGCATGAACATTATTTGCTCATCTCTTATGATAGAGGCCCTTTGTAAAGGAGGTTGCTTGGAGGAG GCCTTTCATGTCATGGATTCTCTTGGAGGAAGTCAATGTCTCTATCCAGTTCTCCCACTTTACAATAGTCTCTTAGGATCCTGCACGAAAATGCAGAGTCTAATTCAAGCAAACAAATGTTTGGACATAATGGAAAAGAAGATAGTAGGGAGGAGTGAAGTTACATATACCGAGCTTCTCAAG CTTGCAGTTTTGGCGAAAAACTTGCCTGCAGCCCATCTTCTTTGGCAGGAGTATGTGAAAAACTATAGCATGAGTATCATTCCTCTGCGAAAATTCATTTGGTCATTTACAAGGTTAAGAGATTTAGAATCTGCTCATAAAACACTACAACAAATGGTGTCATTAGTTGGCAGGGGAAACTTTTCAATCGGTAAAACAGTTTATGGGAAGTTGTATTCTACTAGAATGGACATCCCTGTGCCTTCAAATAAGGGGCTAGGCTTAACTCTATCAGACTTGAaggagttaaaaaaattggactCTTGTACGAGTGCTGAATTATATGCACTCAATGGAGAAGAACGCTCACTACATGTGAAGGTGTTGAGGTGGTCCTTTAATGACATAATACATGGGTGTGCAAACCAAAAGAATTATATTCTTGCAAAGAAGCTTATGTTACAG ATGGAAAATCTTGGTTTGCAGCCATCCTGCCATACATATAATGGTATTATTAAAGCAGCTGTTTCTCATGGAAATGTTGGAGATGCCATAGGAGTG TTGAAAAAAATGCAGCAGAAGAAATTGAAGCCGAATGATTCAACTTTAGCAACACTTTCAATCACATGCAGTAAAGCACTACAGTTAGATTTAGCTGAGGCTTTTCTGAATCAGATTTCTGAATGTCTATATCCACATCCTTATAATGCTTTGCTAGCATCATGCGATGAATTG AATCAACCTGAACGTGCAGTGCAAGTGTTTGCCAAGATGAAGCAGAAAAAAGTTTTGCCTAATATCAGGACTTGTGAGCTTCTATTTTCGTTATTTGGTGTTGTAAATGCCCCTTATGAAGACAGTGATATACTGTCACAGGTGGATGCTGCTAAAAGAATAAATGCTATACAAAAAGATATGGCCACAAATGGCATTAAGCACAGTCATCTTTCAATAAAAAACATA TTGAAAGCCCTTGGAGAAGAAGGGATGATAAGAGAGCTGATCCAGTATTTACACCTGGCAGAGAATCTTTTCATTTATCAAAACCCTTCATCGGGAACTCATATGTACAACACAGTGTTACATTATCTTGTTGAAGCCAAAGAA AGTGACATGGCAATTGCAGTTTTCAAGAAGATGAAGTTATGTGGCTGCAACCCTGACTCTGAAACATACAATATAATGATTGACTGTTGTACCATTATACAAAGTTACAGATCTGCTTGTTTGCTGATTTCAATGATGATACGGAAAGGGTTTTGTCCAGTGATTTGTACATATACCGCTATCATTAAG attttattGGAAGATGACAACTTTGATGAAGCCCTGAATCTTTTGAAACAAGTCAAATTAGATGGCATCCAACCTGATGTACTGCTGTTCAATACAGTTCTTAAACAAGCTTGTTACAAG GAAAGAATCGATGTAATTGAGTTCATTGTGGAGCTTATGCACCGAGAGAAAGTTCCCCCCGATCCAAGGACATGCGGCTATGTGTTCTCTGCATATGTAAATTCTGGTTTTCACAGCACAGCAATTGAAGCCTTGCAGGTTTTAAGTTTGCGTATGATATCTGAAGATGGCAACATACTTGGAGAGGagaaaaaatttgtaaatgaaTTCATCCTGTCTGAAGATTTGTCTGCTGAATCACAGATACTCAAGTTATTTGAAGATTCTGAAGATGAACTTGCAGTTGGGTTGTTGAATTTAAGATGGTGTGCCATAGCTGGATTCCCAATATGCGAGTCAGCTGATCAAAGTCTGTGGGCGAGAAGACTGGAAGGAAAGCGATTCTGA
- the LOC106764766 gene encoding 4-coumarate--CoA ligase-like 5 produces MMEEQQIDQRSGFCPSNSVFYSKRKPLPLPPNNALDVTTFISSRAHRGTTAFIDAATGHHLSYTQLWRSVEGVAASLWDMGIRKGNVVLLLSPNSIDFPVVCLAVMSLGAVITTTNPLNTTREIAKQIADSKPLLAFTTSLLLPKLTQAAPSLPIVLMDATTHPPIPNAKIVATLHDMAQKEPSAQRVRERVELDDTATLLYSSGTTGPSKGVLSSHRNLIAMVQIVLGRFHVGDTETYICTVPMFHIYGLVAFATGLLASGSTIVVLSKFEMHDMLSAIQRFSATYLPLVPPILVAMLNNADAIKKKYDIKSLHWVLSGGAPLSKEVIEGFVDKYPNVTILQGYGLTESTGVGASTDSLEESRRYGTAGLLSPGTQAMIVDPDSGQSLPVNRTGELWLRGPTIMKGYFSNEEATTSTLDSKGWLRTGDVCYIDSDGFIFIVDRLKELIKYKGYQVPPAELEALLLTHDAILDAAVIPYPDKEAGQFPMAYVVRKDGSSLSESQVMNFVAEQVAPYKRIRKVAFISSIPKNPSGKILRKDLIKLATSKL; encoded by the exons atGATGGAAGAGCAGCAAATAGACCAAAGGAGTGGCTTTTGTCCTTCCAACTCAGTCTTCTACAGCAAGAGGAAGCCACTCCCACTCCCTCCAAACAACGCCCTCGACGTCACCACCTTCATCTCCTCCCGAGCACACCGTGGAACCACCGCCTTCATCGACGCCGCCACAGGCCACCACCTCAGCTACACCCAGCTATGGCGATCGGTGGAGGGCGTCGCCGCTTCCCTCTGGGACATGGGGATCCGAAAGGGCAACGTGGTTCTTCTCCTCTCTCCCAACTCCATCGACTTCCCGGTTGTGTGCCTCGCCGTCATGTCCCTGGGCGCCGTCATCACCACCACCAACCCCCTCAACACCACGCGGGAAATCGCCAAGCAGATCGCCGATTCCAAGCCCCTCCTCGCCTTCACCACCTCTCTCTTGCTCCCCAAACTCACCCAGGCAGCACCCTCTCTACCAATCGTTCTCATGGACGCCACCACTCATCCACCCATTCCCAACGCCAAAATTGTAGCCACGCTCCACGACATGGCCCAGAAGGAACCCAGTGCTCAGCGCGTGAGGGAGCGCGTGGAGCTGGACGACACGGCCACCCTGCTCTACTCCTCTGGCACTACGGGACCGAGCAAGGGCGTGCTTTCGTCCCACCGGAACCTCATAGCCATGGTCCAAATCGTCCTCGGTCGCTTCCACGTTGGTGACACCGAAACCTACATCTGCACGGTCCCCATGTTTCACATATACGGTCTCGTCGCCTTCGCCACCGGCCTCCTGGCCTCCGGCTCCACCATCGTCGTCCTCTCCAAGTTCGAGATGCACGACATGCTCTCTGCCATCCAGAGATTCAGCGCCACCTACCTCCCCCTGGTTCCACCCATTCTGGTTGCCATGCTCAACAACGCGGACGCCATCAAGAAAAAATACGATATCAAGTCCTTGCATTGGGTTCTATCCGGCGGTGCTCCCTTGAGTAAAGAAGTCATAGAGGGGTTTGTCGACAAGTACCCCAACGTCACCATACTTCAGGGTTATGGTTTGACGGAATCCACCGGTGTCGGGGCCTCCACGGACTCCTTGGAGGAGAGTCGCAGATACGGCACCGCGGGCCTCTTGTCGCCGGGCACCCAAGCCATGATTGTCGACCCTGACTCCGGCCAGTCGCTTCCGGTTAACCGCACCGGTGAGCTCTGGCTGAGGGGCCCCACCATCATGAAAG GTTATTTCAGTAACGAAGAGGCGACGACATCAACCCTTGATTCAAAAGGATGGTTAAGAACAGGGGATGTTTGCTACATTGACAGTGATGGATTTATATTTATAGTGGATCGATTAAAGGAGCTTATAAAATACAAGGGATATCAg GTACCTCCAGCAGAACTTGAGGCCTTGTTACTGACTCATGATGCTATTTTAGATGCTGCTGTTATCCC GTATCCAGATAAGGAGGCTGGGCAGTTTCCGATGGCATACGTGGTGAGGAAGGATGGAAGTAGCCTGTCGGAAAGCCAAGTTATGAATTTTGTTGCAGAACAG GTGGCTCCCTACAAGCGGATTCGAAAAGTCGCGTTTATATCTTCCATACCTAAAAATCCATCTGGCAAAATTCTTCGCAAGGATCTCATCAAGCTTGCAACTTCTAAACTATGA